A part of Chloroflexota bacterium genomic DNA contains:
- a CDS encoding TlpA family protein disulfide reductase: MGTAVLEGHDYRPGRGRGRGGPDQSQPGLCRGVFVNPVTRRGALRLLAGSLALAACDQAPAGRVGRAERLEVGKLLPSAALEDLDGTPVELAALAGNPIVINFWASWCGPCRLEMPEFDRIWRSGEYPELGLLAINVAEGSFVASQFADELALQIPVALADRAVAARLLGTASLPVTVFADSDQVVRHIRFGVLNEAILREQIEAAQA, encoded by the coding sequence CTGGGGACAGCGGTTCTCGAAGGCCACGATTACCGGCCTGGTCGTGGCCGGGGTCGGGGTGGTCCTGATCAATCTCAACCTGGGCTTTGCCGAGGTGTTTTCGTGAACCCGGTGACCCGGCGCGGCGCCTTGCGCCTGCTCGCCGGTTCGCTGGCCTTGGCCGCCTGCGATCAGGCCCCGGCGGGCCGGGTCGGGCGGGCCGAGCGACTCGAGGTCGGCAAGCTATTGCCATCCGCCGCCCTGGAAGATCTGGACGGGACGCCGGTCGAACTCGCCGCCCTGGCGGGAAACCCGATCGTTATCAATTTCTGGGCTAGCTGGTGCGGCCCCTGCCGCCTGGAAATGCCCGAATTCGACCGGATCTGGCGGTCCGGCGAATACCCCGAGCTCGGACTGTTGGCAATCAACGTGGCCGAGGGGTCGTTCGTGGCCAGCCAGTTCGCCGATGAATTGGCGCTGCAGATCCCGGTGGCGCTGGCCGATCGCGCCGTGGCCGCCCGGCTGCTGGGGACCGCCAGCCTGCCGGTGACGGTCTTTGCCGATTCCGACCAGGTAGTCCGCCACATTCGCTTCGGGGTCTTGAACGAGGCAATCCTGCGCGAGCAGATCGAGGCCGCGCAAGCCTGA
- a CDS encoding threonine synthase: MRPGVVERWQRFWPVGDSTPRVSLGEGDTPLVRLPALERDTGAGQVWAKYDGCNPTGSFKDRGMALAISKALEGGAHTVICASTGNTSAAAAAYAGRAGLRCVVLVSDAIARGKLAQAQVYGSDVVVMDANFDVRLEVAKEICARVPGVVHVNSVNPYRLQGQQSAAFEICSELGSAPDELYIPVGNAGNIHAYWRGFAKFADAGLIDELPVLRGFQAAGAAPIVSGRPVANPSTVASALEIGNPENWEKAIRARDEAGGSIEAIEDAKILEAYGQLARWGLFCEPASAVSVAGLKDRAERGLLQAGSRVVCVLTGSGLKDPEVALGRSDPPLRIQSADPEELRQALSL, encoded by the coding sequence CTGCGCCCCGGAGTCGTCGAGCGCTGGCAGCGCTTCTGGCCGGTCGGCGACTCCACCCCCAGGGTTTCGCTGGGCGAGGGCGATACGCCGCTGGTGCGCCTACCGGCCCTGGAACGGGACACCGGAGCCGGCCAGGTTTGGGCCAAGTACGACGGCTGCAACCCGACCGGATCGTTCAAGGACCGCGGCATGGCGCTGGCGATCAGCAAGGCCCTGGAAGGCGGCGCCCACACGGTCATCTGCGCCTCGACCGGCAACACCTCGGCAGCGGCAGCGGCCTACGCCGGCCGGGCCGGGCTGCGCTGCGTGGTGCTGGTCTCGGATGCAATCGCCCGCGGAAAACTGGCCCAGGCGCAGGTCTACGGCTCGGACGTGGTAGTAATGGACGCGAATTTCGATGTCCGCCTGGAGGTCGCCAAGGAGATCTGCGCGCGGGTGCCGGGAGTGGTGCACGTGAATTCCGTCAACCCGTACCGGCTGCAGGGCCAGCAATCGGCGGCGTTTGAAATCTGCAGCGAGCTGGGGTCGGCGCCGGACGAGCTCTACATTCCGGTCGGCAACGCCGGCAACATCCACGCCTACTGGCGCGGCTTTGCAAAGTTCGCCGATGCCGGCCTGATCGATGAGCTGCCGGTCCTGCGCGGTTTCCAGGCCGCCGGCGCCGCACCGATAGTCAGCGGGCGGCCGGTCGCCAATCCCTCCACCGTGGCCAGTGCCCTCGAAATTGGGAACCCCGAAAACTGGGAAAAGGCAATTCGGGCCCGCGACGAGGCCGGCGGATCGATCGAGGCCATTGAAGATGCCAAGATTCTCGAGGCTTACGGCCAGCTGGCCCGCTGGGGATTGTTCTGCGAACCGGCCTCGGCAGTCTCGGTGGCCGGACTCAAGGACCGCGCCGAGCGCGGGCTGCTCCAAGCCGGGTCCCGGGTGGTTTGCGTGCTGACCGGATCCGGCCTGAAGGACCCGGAGGTTGCCCTGGGACGCTCCGATCCGCCGCTCCGGATCCAGAGCGCCGACCCCGAGGAGCTGCGGCAGGCGCTCTCCCTGTAA
- a CDS encoding homoserine dehydrogenase gives MSCLTMKATRTTAQTGNRLSDSGPIRVGMLGLGNVGAGVAAVLFNKSEQLAASVGRGLKLQRALVRDPNRPRPIAPPSGVLTTDPQRIVAADDIDVVIELLGGLDPARELIEASISNGKHVVTANKEVMAHHGAELLAHAAERGVDLYFEASVGAGIPLIGPFRQNLTANQFSAVEAIINGTTNYILTRMAAEGSDFGAVLADAQRLGYAEPDPANDIEGHDAAYKLAVLATLAFGIEVRPESIFREGIAGLAAADFRAAADLGYGIKLLAIARLNDGAVEARVHPTMIPRECLLCQVGGVENAVRIQGDLIGNATFVGRGAGPEPTASAIVADLIDLAHNLALGAHARVPLRVGASCSFRPIERVRSRYYLRLWVKDQPGVLAQIGSVFGAHEVSIAAVTQKETDDDASLAELVIVTHQAVEKDMQAAVAEAGGLEITDRIATLIRIEDIS, from the coding sequence ATGTCCTGCCTGACGATGAAAGCGACCCGGACGACAGCCCAAACGGGGAATCGATTGTCTGATTCGGGCCCCATACGGGTCGGCATGCTCGGTCTGGGCAACGTCGGCGCGGGCGTGGCGGCGGTGCTGTTCAACAAGAGCGAGCAGCTGGCCGCCTCCGTCGGCCGCGGGCTAAAGCTGCAGCGGGCCCTGGTGCGCGACCCGAATCGGCCGCGCCCGATTGCCCCGCCGTCGGGCGTTCTGACCACCGACCCGCAGCGGATCGTGGCGGCCGACGACATCGACGTGGTGATCGAACTCCTCGGCGGGCTGGACCCGGCGCGCGAGCTCATCGAAGCCTCGATTTCCAACGGCAAGCACGTTGTAACTGCCAACAAGGAAGTCATGGCCCACCACGGCGCCGAGCTCCTCGCCCATGCCGCCGAACGCGGCGTCGACCTTTACTTCGAGGCCAGCGTCGGGGCGGGAATTCCGCTGATCGGCCCGTTTCGCCAGAACCTGACCGCCAACCAGTTTTCGGCGGTCGAGGCAATCATCAACGGCACCACCAACTACATCCTCACGCGGATGGCGGCGGAAGGGTCCGACTTCGGCGCGGTACTGGCGGACGCGCAGCGACTCGGTTACGCCGAGCCCGATCCGGCCAACGATATCGAGGGACACGACGCCGCCTACAAACTGGCGGTGCTCGCGACCCTGGCGTTCGGGATCGAAGTCCGGCCGGAGAGCATCTTTCGCGAGGGGATAGCCGGTCTGGCTGCCGCCGACTTCAGGGCCGCGGCCGATCTCGGCTACGGGATCAAGCTGCTGGCCATCGCCCGTCTCAACGACGGTGCGGTCGAGGCCCGCGTTCATCCGACGATGATCCCGCGCGAGTGCCTCCTGTGCCAGGTCGGCGGCGTTGAGAACGCGGTTCGGATCCAGGGCGACCTGATTGGCAACGCGACTTTCGTCGGCCGCGGTGCCGGGCCCGAACCGACCGCCAGCGCAATCGTGGCCGACCTGATCGACCTGGCCCACAACCTGGCCCTTGGGGCCCATGCGCGGGTGCCGCTGCGGGTGGGCGCAAGCTGCTCGTTCAGGCCGATCGAGCGGGTGCGCTCGCGCTACTATCTGCGCCTCTGGGTCAAGGACCAGCCGGGCGTACTGGCCCAGATCGGGAGCGTGTTCGGCGCCCACGAAGTATCGATCGCCGCCGTCACCCAGAAAGAGACCGACGACGACGCCTCGTTGGCCGAGCTCGTGATCGTTACCCATCAAGCGGTCGAAAAGGACATGCAGGCAGCGGTGGCTGAGGCCGGCGGACTGGAAATCACCGACCGGATCGCGACCCTGATTCGGATCGAGGACATCTCCTGA